One Clavibacter zhangzhiyongii genomic region harbors:
- a CDS encoding TIGR03943 family putative permease subunit has product MRSPDDREPGSRTTALRRIRRRRSAGGRASSTVGLVLLAACIVSTLWLAVTGQLGLYIHPRYFVFTGIMAVIGLVATVAGFALRPADAAEEHDHDHGSAAPGDLADLGAETRAPGRASLRARVSRIAVAGVVTITVVAVLVLPPRTLTTSTVTQRALNSSTVSSDAAPDQELLGTSDFSTLSVKDWSVLLAQTTDPTFFTSKSVDVTGFVSADPDAPDDVFYVTRFVVTCCAVDAQPVGVPVYQPGWSSTLETDEWVRVTGPFATNPSTGSRQPLAVVPQGVEQVDQPADPYVY; this is encoded by the coding sequence ATGCGATCGCCTGACGACCGGGAGCCCGGCTCCCGGACCACCGCCCTCCGCCGCATCCGCCGCCGCCGTTCCGCGGGCGGCCGCGCCTCGTCCACCGTGGGCCTCGTGCTCCTCGCGGCGTGCATCGTCTCGACGCTGTGGCTCGCGGTCACGGGCCAGCTGGGCCTCTACATCCACCCGCGCTACTTCGTCTTCACGGGGATCATGGCGGTGATCGGCCTCGTCGCCACCGTCGCCGGCTTCGCGCTGCGACCCGCGGACGCGGCCGAGGAGCACGACCACGACCACGGATCCGCCGCCCCCGGCGACCTCGCCGACCTCGGCGCCGAGACCCGGGCTCCCGGCCGTGCCTCCCTCCGTGCGCGCGTCTCGCGCATCGCCGTCGCGGGCGTGGTGACGATCACCGTGGTCGCCGTCCTCGTCCTGCCGCCGCGCACGCTCACCACGAGCACGGTCACGCAGCGCGCCCTGAACTCCAGCACCGTGTCGTCCGACGCCGCGCCCGACCAGGAGCTCCTCGGCACGAGCGACTTCTCCACGCTCAGCGTCAAGGACTGGTCGGTGCTGCTCGCGCAGACGACCGATCCCACCTTCTTCACGTCGAAGTCGGTCGACGTCACGGGCTTCGTGAGCGCCGACCCCGACGCGCCCGACGACGTCTTCTACGTGACCCGCTTCGTCGTCACCTGCTGCGCGGTCGACGCGCAGCCCGTCGGCGTGCCCGTCTACCAGCCGGGCTGGTCCTCGACCCTCGAGACCGACGAGTGGGTGCGCGTCACGGGTCCGTTCGCCACCAACCCGAGCACCGGCAGCCGCCAGCCGCTCGCCGTCGTGCCGCAGGGCGTCGAGCAGGTCGACCAGCCGGCCGACCCCTACGTGTACTGA
- a CDS encoding PadR family transcriptional regulator: MRTHDHDHESSHSHSHSPHDDRRHDGAPADRHEPRMQHHGGFHPRMMPGRPMARGFRPGEGGPGFPGFPGFPGMGGFGGPGFGPGRGRGGRGRARRGDVRLAILSLLAEAPSNGYGLITGIAAKSEGAWRPSPGSVYPTLQQLVDEDLIVADESGSKSVYSLTDAGRAHVEEHRAEIDAAWAATTDKSEGEDAFQTSLMKLMGVVKPLMHDATDAQRQAAAEKLDETRRALYAILAD; encoded by the coding sequence GTGCGCACCCACGACCACGACCACGAGTCGTCCCACTCCCACTCCCACTCCCCCCACGACGACCGCCGGCACGACGGCGCCCCCGCCGACCGCCACGAGCCCCGCATGCAGCACCACGGCGGCTTCCACCCGCGCATGATGCCGGGCCGCCCGATGGCCCGCGGCTTCCGCCCCGGTGAGGGCGGACCCGGCTTCCCCGGGTTCCCGGGCTTCCCCGGCATGGGCGGCTTCGGCGGCCCCGGCTTCGGCCCGGGCCGCGGACGCGGCGGACGGGGACGCGCCCGCCGCGGCGACGTCCGCCTCGCGATCCTCTCCCTCCTCGCCGAGGCCCCCTCGAACGGCTACGGCCTCATCACCGGCATCGCCGCGAAGAGCGAGGGCGCCTGGCGGCCGAGCCCCGGATCCGTCTACCCCACGCTCCAGCAGCTCGTCGACGAGGACCTCATCGTCGCCGACGAGTCCGGCTCGAAGAGCGTCTACTCCCTCACCGACGCGGGCCGCGCCCACGTCGAGGAGCACCGGGCGGAGATCGACGCCGCCTGGGCCGCCACCACCGACAAGTCCGAGGGCGAGGACGCGTTCCAGACGAGCCTCATGAAGCTCATGGGCGTGGTGAAGCCGCTGATGCACGACGCGACCGACGCCCAGCGCCAGGCCGCCGCGGAGAAGCTCGACGAGACACGGCGCGCGCTGTACGCGATCCTCGCCGACTGA
- a CDS encoding molybdopterin-dependent oxidoreductase — MTRAALRAWSAFLGVVAALAVLAVAEIAAAFVAPAASPVLAVGALVIDLVPPGVKDAVIALFGTGDKAALLVVLALVVLAAAALAGILQVRRPPLGVVVLALFAGVAVLAATTRAGATGAAAIPTIVGMLAGVFILHRGADRLRDWRDAVARADTAAAAVAAPVRGIARPAARAPLTPGAGARVERRTFLVMTVVAGVASVVAGSVARGVNAAAARVDDFRRTLVLPRAAAPAAAIPASAELGVPGLAPFVTPADAFYRIDTALQVPSVDAASWRLRITGMVEEEVEISFAELLALPLEEHVTTLTCVSNEVGGNLIGNALWLGYPIRLLLERARPTAGADMVLSTSQDGWTASTPLEALTDPDRASILAVGMNGEPLPQQHGFPVRMVVPGLYGYVSATKWVTELKVTTFAEDVAYWSTRGWTERGPIKTGSRIDTPRSGVRVDAGRVAVAGMAWAQHTGIERVEVRVDEGDWVEATLGDGVGADTWRQWSYAWDATSGSHRVEVRATDTTGATQTSDEAPPAPDGATGWHGITVSVA; from the coding sequence GTGACCCGTGCGGCCCTCCGCGCGTGGTCCGCGTTCCTGGGGGTCGTCGCGGCGCTGGCGGTGCTGGCCGTCGCCGAGATCGCGGCGGCATTCGTCGCGCCCGCGGCGAGCCCGGTGCTCGCGGTCGGCGCGCTGGTCATCGACCTCGTGCCCCCGGGCGTGAAGGACGCGGTGATCGCCCTGTTCGGCACGGGCGACAAGGCGGCGCTGCTCGTGGTGCTCGCGCTCGTGGTGCTCGCGGCCGCCGCCCTCGCCGGGATCCTGCAGGTGCGCCGCCCGCCGCTGGGCGTCGTCGTGCTCGCGCTCTTCGCCGGCGTCGCGGTGCTCGCCGCCACGACGCGCGCCGGGGCCACGGGCGCCGCGGCGATCCCCACGATCGTCGGGATGCTCGCGGGCGTCTTCATCCTCCACCGCGGCGCCGACCGCCTCCGCGACTGGCGCGACGCGGTCGCCCGCGCCGACACCGCCGCGGCCGCGGTCGCCGCGCCCGTCCGCGGGATCGCCCGCCCGGCCGCGCGCGCCCCGCTCACCCCGGGCGCCGGAGCCCGCGTCGAGCGCCGCACCTTCCTCGTGATGACCGTCGTCGCGGGCGTCGCCTCCGTGGTCGCCGGATCCGTGGCCCGGGGCGTCAACGCCGCCGCCGCCCGCGTGGACGACTTCCGCCGCACGCTCGTGCTCCCGCGCGCGGCCGCGCCCGCCGCCGCGATCCCCGCCTCCGCCGAGCTCGGCGTCCCCGGCCTCGCCCCCTTCGTCACGCCCGCCGACGCCTTCTACCGCATCGACACCGCGCTCCAGGTGCCGTCGGTCGACGCGGCGTCGTGGCGGCTGCGCATCACCGGCATGGTCGAGGAGGAGGTCGAGATCTCCTTCGCGGAGCTGCTCGCCCTCCCCCTCGAGGAGCACGTGACCACCCTCACCTGCGTCTCCAACGAGGTCGGCGGGAACCTGATCGGCAATGCGCTCTGGCTCGGCTACCCGATCCGCCTGCTGCTCGAGCGGGCCCGCCCCACCGCCGGCGCCGACATGGTGCTCTCCACGAGCCAGGACGGCTGGACCGCGAGCACGCCCCTCGAGGCGCTCACGGATCCCGACCGCGCCTCGATCCTCGCCGTCGGCATGAACGGCGAGCCCCTGCCGCAGCAGCACGGCTTCCCCGTGCGGATGGTCGTGCCCGGCCTCTACGGCTACGTCTCGGCCACCAAGTGGGTCACCGAGCTGAAGGTCACGACCTTCGCCGAGGACGTCGCCTACTGGTCGACGCGCGGCTGGACCGAGCGCGGGCCCATCAAGACCGGCTCGCGCATCGACACCCCGCGCTCGGGCGTCCGCGTGGACGCCGGCCGCGTCGCGGTCGCGGGCATGGCCTGGGCGCAGCACACCGGCATCGAGCGCGTGGAGGTGCGCGTCGACGAGGGCGACTGGGTCGAGGCGACGCTCGGCGACGGCGTGGGCGCGGACACCTGGCGGCAGTGGTCGTACGCGTGGGACGCGACGAGCGGATCCCACCGCGTCGAGGTGCGCGCGACCGACACCACGGGTGCCACGCAGACCTCCGACGAGGCGCCGCCCGCCCCCGACGGCGCGACGGGCTGGCACGGCATCACCGTCAGCGTCGCCTGA
- a CDS encoding sensor histidine kinase yields the protein MSADSFLIVVLTALVCAAIVGLGASVLLRLLRRRSLVLQICVVALAAVLSVVGGMVAVTAGMLVDDAGLTAFLSVAAVSALVSLVMAAMLGMTLVRGSRELGRYAASMGEEAAVEPGRPTSTEFAQLARELSAANRRLADARDRMEAQERSRRELIAWMSHDLRTPLAGIRAMAESLEDGMVDDEHRYFRQIRVQANRLNGMVDDLFELSRINSGSLELAVERVSLYDVVSDTVAELGPVAQARKVDLRGVTAHDDLVVQGDPRELSRVVGNLVMNAIQQSLPGGRIVISAHRDSGNLAVLSVEDTAGGIPEADLPRVFDAGWRSTGSRTPRAYGKSATGRPALGPDFPAPATEAAPPDPAVQAEGTHDGGYASGGGGAGLGLAIVRGIVRAHDGDVTVQNVDGGCRFDVILPYSKPVAS from the coding sequence GTGAGCGCCGACTCCTTCCTCATCGTCGTCCTGACCGCGCTCGTCTGCGCCGCCATCGTCGGCCTCGGCGCGAGCGTGCTGCTGCGCCTGCTCCGCCGCCGCTCGCTCGTGCTGCAGATCTGCGTGGTCGCGCTCGCGGCCGTGCTCTCGGTCGTGGGCGGCATGGTCGCGGTCACCGCCGGCATGCTCGTCGACGACGCCGGCCTCACCGCCTTCCTCTCGGTCGCGGCCGTCTCCGCGCTCGTCTCCCTCGTGATGGCCGCGATGCTCGGCATGACCCTCGTGCGCGGAAGCCGCGAGCTCGGCCGCTACGCCGCGTCCATGGGCGAGGAGGCCGCGGTCGAGCCCGGCCGCCCCACCAGCACCGAGTTCGCGCAGCTCGCCCGCGAGCTGAGCGCCGCCAACCGCCGCCTCGCCGACGCCCGCGACCGGATGGAGGCGCAGGAGCGCAGCCGCCGCGAGCTCATCGCGTGGATGTCGCACGACCTGCGCACGCCGCTCGCCGGGATCCGCGCCATGGCGGAGTCCCTCGAGGACGGCATGGTCGACGACGAGCACCGCTACTTCCGGCAGATCCGCGTGCAGGCGAACCGCCTCAACGGCATGGTCGACGACCTGTTCGAGCTGTCGCGCATCAACTCGGGCAGCCTCGAGCTCGCCGTCGAGCGCGTCTCCCTCTACGACGTCGTGAGCGACACCGTCGCCGAGCTCGGCCCGGTCGCCCAGGCGCGCAAGGTCGACCTCCGCGGCGTGACCGCGCACGACGACCTCGTGGTGCAGGGCGATCCCCGCGAGCTGTCGCGCGTCGTCGGCAACCTCGTCATGAACGCCATCCAGCAGTCGCTCCCGGGCGGCCGCATCGTCATCTCCGCGCACCGCGACTCCGGCAACCTCGCCGTCCTGTCCGTCGAGGACACGGCGGGCGGCATCCCCGAGGCCGACCTCCCGCGCGTGTTCGACGCGGGCTGGCGGAGCACCGGATCCCGCACCCCGCGCGCCTACGGCAAGAGCGCCACCGGCCGCCCCGCCCTCGGACCCGACTTCCCGGCGCCGGCCACGGAGGCCGCGCCGCCGGATCCCGCCGTGCAGGCGGAGGGCACGCACGACGGCGGCTACGCGTCGGGCGGTGGCGGCGCGGGCCTCGGCCTCGCGATCGTCCGCGGCATCGTGCGCGCGCACGACGGCGACGTCACCGTCCAGAACGTCGACGGCGGCTGCCGCTTCGACGTGATCCTGCCGTACAGCAAGCCGGTCGCCTCGTGA
- a CDS encoding response regulator transcription factor: MSPTFDPARADAARPDPARPDPSRPDPLRGRRILVVEDDPTVNEVVCRYLKSSGFQVETVADGLEAVRVATERMPDLVVLDRMLPGLDGLEVCRRIRALHPESPVPVVMLTALGQGEDRVNGLDAGADDYLAKPFSPRELVLRVRAVLRRTVPEPVPEPPFVAGPFVLDLGAREIHQAGAMLSLTSREFDLLAFLLRNPRRVFGRDDLLRSVWGWEIGDLSTVTVHVRRLREKIEADPAHPVLLGTVWGVGYRFDPEAATPAVAAPAVPVAPAEGDA, translated from the coding sequence GTGAGCCCCACCTTCGACCCCGCGCGCGCCGACGCCGCCCGACCCGACCCCGCGCGGCCCGACCCCTCGCGCCCGGATCCGCTGCGCGGCCGCCGGATCCTCGTCGTCGAGGACGACCCGACGGTCAACGAGGTCGTCTGCCGCTACCTCAAGTCCTCCGGCTTCCAGGTCGAGACCGTCGCCGACGGCCTCGAGGCCGTGCGCGTCGCCACCGAGCGGATGCCCGACCTCGTCGTGCTCGACCGCATGCTCCCCGGCCTCGACGGCCTCGAGGTGTGCCGGCGGATCCGCGCCCTGCACCCCGAGTCGCCCGTCCCCGTCGTGATGCTCACGGCGCTCGGCCAGGGCGAGGACCGCGTCAACGGCCTCGACGCCGGCGCCGACGACTACCTCGCGAAGCCCTTCTCCCCGCGCGAGCTCGTGCTCCGCGTCCGCGCCGTGCTCCGCCGCACGGTGCCCGAGCCCGTGCCCGAGCCGCCCTTCGTCGCGGGGCCGTTCGTGCTCGACCTCGGCGCGCGCGAGATCCACCAGGCCGGCGCGATGCTCTCCCTCACGTCGCGCGAGTTCGACCTCCTCGCCTTCCTGCTGCGGAACCCCCGCCGCGTCTTCGGCCGCGACGACCTCCTCCGCTCCGTGTGGGGCTGGGAGATCGGCGACCTCTCCACCGTCACCGTGCACGTGCGGCGGCTGCGGGAGAAGATCGAGGCGGATCCCGCGCACCCCGTGCTCCTCGGCACCGTGTGGGGCGTGGGCTACCGGTTCGACCCGGAGGCCGCGACGCCCGCGGTCGCCGCGCCGGCCGTGCCCGTCGCGCCCGCCGAGGGCGACGCGTGA
- a CDS encoding glycosyltransferase family 2 protein gives MMRALVDVVLPCLDEAEALPWVLGRLPEGYRAIVVDNGSIDGSAEVARAHGALVVTESRRGFGAAAHAGLEAATAPLVAFCDADASMDPALLPRVVDPVRDGERDLVLGRRVPSARGAWPVHARIANLELARRLRRITGVPLHDLGPMRCGRRTELLDLGILDRRSGYPLEMLLRASAARWRILEVDMPYAPRVGRSKVTGTVRGTVQAVRDMSRVLAEARAAAAGADRTPGGAA, from the coding sequence ATGATGCGAGCGCTGGTGGACGTGGTCCTGCCCTGCCTGGACGAGGCGGAGGCCCTGCCCTGGGTGCTCGGCCGCCTGCCCGAGGGGTACCGCGCGATCGTGGTCGACAACGGGTCCATCGACGGGTCGGCCGAGGTCGCGCGCGCGCACGGCGCCCTCGTGGTGACGGAGTCGCGGCGCGGGTTCGGGGCGGCGGCGCACGCGGGGCTCGAGGCGGCGACCGCGCCGCTCGTCGCGTTCTGCGACGCCGACGCGTCGATGGATCCCGCGCTCCTCCCCCGCGTGGTCGACCCCGTCCGCGACGGCGAGCGCGACCTCGTGCTCGGCCGCCGCGTCCCGTCGGCGCGCGGCGCGTGGCCGGTGCACGCGCGCATCGCGAACCTCGAGCTCGCCCGGCGGCTGCGGCGGATCACGGGCGTGCCGCTGCACGACCTCGGGCCCATGCGCTGCGGACGGCGCACCGAGCTGCTCGACCTCGGGATCCTCGACCGGCGCAGCGGCTATCCGCTGGAGATGCTGCTGCGGGCGTCGGCGGCCCGGTGGCGCATCCTGGAGGTGGACATGCCGTACGCGCCGCGCGTGGGGCGGTCCAAGGTGACCGGCACCGTGCGCGGGACCGTCCAGGCCGTGCGCGACATGTCGCGCGTGCTGGCCGAGGCGCGCGCCGCGGCGGCCGGAGCCGACCGCACCCCGGGAGGAGCCGCGTGA
- a CDS encoding TIGR04282 family arsenosugar biosynthesis glycosyltransferase, with the protein MTAVVVIAKECIPGRVKTRLHPPFTLEEAAELASAALADTLAAVDTAAPDRRVLLFDGTTPPAEAAGYDVIPQVAGDLDERLAAMFDALDGPVLLVGMDTPQLTADLLRPVLDSWADGARGPDAWFGPANDGGFWALGLRDPDGGLVRGVPMSRDDTGAIQLSRLIDAGLDVAMLPELTDVDTVDDAREAAAAAPAHRFAAALRILMVAAGSRDASDPTAPPQGESA; encoded by the coding sequence GTGACCGCCGTCGTCGTCATCGCCAAGGAGTGCATCCCGGGCCGCGTGAAGACGCGCCTGCACCCGCCGTTCACGCTCGAGGAGGCCGCCGAGCTCGCGTCCGCGGCCCTCGCCGACACGCTCGCCGCCGTCGACACCGCCGCGCCCGACCGCCGCGTCCTGCTCTTCGACGGCACCACCCCGCCCGCGGAGGCCGCCGGCTACGACGTGATCCCGCAGGTCGCGGGCGACCTCGACGAGCGCCTCGCCGCCATGTTCGACGCGCTCGACGGCCCCGTGCTCCTCGTCGGGATGGACACGCCGCAGCTCACCGCCGACCTGCTCCGCCCCGTGCTCGACTCGTGGGCCGACGGCGCGCGCGGTCCCGACGCCTGGTTCGGCCCGGCCAACGACGGCGGCTTCTGGGCGCTCGGGCTGCGGGATCCCGACGGCGGCCTCGTGCGCGGCGTGCCGATGTCGCGCGACGACACCGGGGCGATCCAGCTGTCGCGGCTGATCGACGCCGGGCTCGACGTGGCGATGCTGCCCGAGCTCACCGACGTGGACACGGTCGACGACGCGCGGGAGGCCGCCGCGGCCGCCCCCGCCCATCGCTTCGCCGCCGCGCTCCGAATCCTGATGGTCGCCGCGGGGTCCCGCGACGCGTCCGATCCGACCGCACCACCGCAGGGGGAGTCCGCATGA
- a CDS encoding class I SAM-dependent methyltransferase, whose translation MSLAVEQPEESAATRDRTFGSGGGEPYARALRDAGEVLFLSLSSEDDSDEVIDISRWSADADAVDASLLVDAHGPVLDVGCGPGRMVRAAMDAGLGALGIDVSPTVIEMAAGLGLPVLHRSVFERLPREGGWGTLLLLDGNIGIGGDAAALLARCGELLDDQGALVVETHVDPARDRTFECTVEDAQGRASDPFPWAQVGRDAVARMAPGAGLALAQCWETEGRSFCRLVRA comes from the coding sequence ATGAGCCTGGCCGTCGAGCAGCCCGAGGAAAGCGCCGCGACGCGCGACCGCACCTTCGGATCCGGCGGCGGCGAGCCCTACGCCCGGGCGCTCCGCGACGCCGGCGAGGTCCTCTTCCTCTCGCTGTCCTCCGAGGACGACAGCGACGAGGTCATCGACATCAGCCGCTGGAGCGCCGACGCCGACGCGGTCGACGCCAGCCTGCTCGTCGACGCCCACGGACCCGTGCTCGACGTCGGCTGCGGCCCGGGCCGCATGGTCCGCGCCGCGATGGACGCCGGCCTCGGCGCCCTCGGCATCGACGTCTCCCCCACGGTGATCGAGATGGCCGCGGGCCTCGGCCTGCCCGTGCTGCACCGCTCCGTCTTCGAGCGCCTGCCGCGCGAGGGCGGCTGGGGCACGCTCCTCCTCCTCGACGGCAACATCGGCATCGGCGGCGACGCGGCCGCGCTCCTCGCCCGCTGCGGCGAGCTCCTCGACGACCAGGGCGCGCTCGTGGTGGAGACCCACGTGGATCCCGCCCGCGACCGCACCTTCGAGTGCACGGTCGAGGACGCCCAGGGCCGCGCGAGCGACCCCTTCCCGTGGGCGCAGGTCGGCCGCGACGCCGTTGCGCGCATGGCCCCCGGCGCGGGCCTCGCGCTCGCTCAGTGCTGGGAGACCGAGGGCCGGTCCTTCTGCCGCCTCGTCCGCGCGTAG
- a CDS encoding molybdopterin-dependent oxidoreductase encodes MRTLMHEARRRLASPARTTRLAVVVGRLLGLAFLVCFATGLYSHYLQEPLPWMRFPTAPVSLYRVTQGIHITAGIACVPLLLAKLWIVFPELLTYPPVTGVVSFLERASIAVFVGASLLEVAIGLVNTFQWVPFPFYFRQTHWALAFVVVGSLAIHIGVKLPAIAGHWRRGQADESPIVEDAPVGAESASAPGSASADAPRGVTGRVLAWIDDTPVTPTPIARRGFLVAVGASVAAVVGLTAGQSFRILAPFNAFGPRVMGTGPQALPVNRTAEAAGVTETAMDPAWALTVSAGSASRAFTMADLRAMELVTATLPIACVEGWSQSATWRGVRLMDLMDAVGADPGARLRVTSLEQSGGFRATEMGPEYVRDPLTLVALELDGAPLDIQHGYPARMIAPGRPGVLQTKWLSTLEVV; translated from the coding sequence ATGCGCACGTTGATGCACGAGGCGCGCCGCCGGCTCGCCTCCCCGGCGCGCACGACGCGCCTGGCGGTGGTGGTCGGGCGCCTGCTCGGCCTCGCCTTCCTGGTCTGCTTCGCCACGGGCCTCTACAGCCACTACCTGCAGGAGCCGCTGCCGTGGATGCGCTTCCCGACCGCGCCCGTGTCGCTGTACCGGGTGACGCAGGGGATCCACATCACGGCCGGCATCGCGTGCGTGCCCCTGCTGCTCGCCAAGCTCTGGATCGTCTTCCCCGAGCTGCTCACGTACCCGCCCGTCACCGGCGTGGTCTCGTTCCTGGAGCGCGCGTCCATCGCCGTGTTCGTCGGGGCGTCGCTGCTCGAGGTGGCCATCGGCCTCGTCAACACGTTCCAGTGGGTGCCGTTCCCGTTCTACTTCCGGCAGACGCACTGGGCGCTGGCGTTCGTGGTGGTCGGGTCGCTCGCGATCCACATCGGCGTGAAGCTGCCCGCCATCGCCGGGCACTGGCGGCGCGGGCAGGCGGACGAGTCGCCCATCGTGGAGGACGCGCCCGTCGGCGCCGAGTCCGCATCCGCGCCCGGCTCCGCGTCCGCTGACGCCCCGCGCGGCGTCACCGGCCGCGTGCTCGCCTGGATCGACGACACCCCCGTCACGCCGACCCCGATCGCGCGCCGCGGCTTCCTCGTCGCCGTCGGCGCGTCCGTCGCCGCGGTCGTGGGGCTGACCGCCGGGCAGTCGTTCCGGATCCTCGCGCCGTTCAACGCGTTCGGCCCGCGCGTCATGGGCACCGGCCCGCAGGCGCTGCCCGTCAACCGCACGGCCGAGGCCGCGGGCGTGACCGAGACGGCGATGGATCCCGCGTGGGCGCTCACCGTCTCGGCGGGCTCCGCCTCGCGCGCCTTCACGATGGCCGACCTCCGCGCCATGGAGCTCGTCACCGCCACGCTGCCCATCGCGTGCGTCGAGGGTTGGAGCCAGTCGGCCACGTGGCGCGGCGTGCGCCTCATGGACCTCATGGACGCCGTCGGCGCCGACCCCGGCGCCCGCCTCCGCGTCACGAGCCTCGAGCAGAGCGGCGGCTTCCGGGCCACCGAGATGGGGCCGGAGTACGTGCGCGACCCGCTCACCCTCGTCGCGCTCGAGCTCGACGGCGCGCCCCTCGACATCCAGCACGGCTACCCGGCGCGCATGATCGCGCCCGGGCGCCCCGGCGTGCTGCAGACCAAGTGGCTCTCGACCCTGGAGGTGGTGTGA
- a CDS encoding glycosyltransferase 87 family protein has product MRTALTVLVLVVMAALTGWSVVAFDLFGAADDEAFFRREGAAPLFWLVIVLWLLFGAAVLLVRKVERRDATLIVVAGSLILALAAMAGPPNTSTDSARYAWDGIVQVHGTSPYLHTPADPDLRDLRPEWLYPEPVFLDDGTWRCEGERLLGLYETGGGPPMCTALNRPQVPTIYPPAAEMFFAGVRAVVPDDVGYVAFQVAGVLIHLGVTLLLVRALRQRGKPVWWAALWGWCPLVASEVVTNSHVDALGALLALAATILVAGGMRWRGGIAMGAAIATKLIPVIAAPALLRRQPWKVIVAAVVTFAVLYVPYVVTTGIGVLGYLPGYLQEEGYESGGTFPLVELVVPDGYGLPVVALILAVTAGVVWRRTDPADPWVGQVVMIGVTLLAVSPRYSWYALLLIPFIAMTGRGEWFAVVGALALRLFAPDIWAWQIALVTAVVVVVAGSLVRLGPDGRRELVPPAVRRRLGRARIPADGPGA; this is encoded by the coding sequence GTGCGCACCGCCCTCACCGTCCTCGTCCTGGTCGTCATGGCCGCGCTCACCGGGTGGTCGGTCGTCGCGTTCGATCTGTTCGGAGCGGCCGACGACGAGGCCTTCTTCCGCCGCGAGGGTGCCGCGCCGCTGTTCTGGCTCGTGATCGTGCTCTGGTTGCTCTTCGGAGCCGCCGTGCTCCTGGTGCGGAAGGTCGAGCGACGGGACGCCACCCTGATCGTGGTGGCGGGCTCCCTCATCCTCGCGCTGGCGGCCATGGCCGGTCCGCCGAACACGAGCACCGACTCCGCACGCTACGCCTGGGACGGCATCGTCCAGGTGCACGGCACGTCGCCGTACCTCCACACCCCCGCGGATCCGGACCTCCGCGACCTCCGGCCGGAGTGGTTGTACCCCGAGCCGGTGTTCCTCGACGACGGCACGTGGCGCTGCGAGGGCGAGCGCCTGCTGGGCCTCTACGAGACCGGCGGCGGCCCGCCCATGTGCACGGCGCTCAACCGGCCGCAGGTCCCGACCATCTACCCGCCGGCCGCGGAGATGTTCTTCGCGGGCGTCCGGGCCGTCGTGCCCGACGACGTCGGGTACGTGGCCTTCCAGGTCGCGGGCGTCCTCATCCACCTGGGCGTGACGCTGCTGCTCGTGCGCGCCCTGCGGCAGCGCGGGAAGCCCGTGTGGTGGGCGGCGCTGTGGGGCTGGTGCCCGCTCGTCGCGAGCGAGGTCGTCACGAACTCCCACGTCGACGCGCTCGGCGCGCTGCTCGCGCTGGCCGCGACGATCCTCGTCGCCGGCGGCATGCGCTGGCGCGGCGGGATCGCGATGGGGGCGGCCATCGCGACCAAGCTCATCCCGGTGATCGCGGCCCCGGCGCTGCTGCGCCGCCAACCGTGGAAGGTCATCGTGGCGGCGGTCGTCACCTTCGCGGTGCTGTACGTGCCGTACGTGGTCACCACGGGCATCGGCGTGCTCGGCTACCTGCCCGGCTACCTGCAGGAGGAGGGGTACGAGTCGGGCGGCACCTTCCCGCTCGTCGAGCTGGTCGTCCCCGACGGCTACGGGCTGCCGGTGGTCGCGCTCATCCTCGCGGTGACGGCCGGCGTCGTCTGGCGGCGGACGGACCCGGCGGATCCGTGGGTCGGCCAGGTCGTGATGATCGGCGTGACGCTCCTCGCCGTCAGCCCCCGCTACTCCTGGTACGCGCTGCTGCTCATCCCGTTCATCGCCATGACGGGCCGCGGCGAGTGGTTCGCGGTGGTGGGCGCGCTCGCGCTGCGGCTGTTCGCGCCGGACATCTGGGCGTGGCAGATCGCGCTCGTGACGGCCGTCGTGGTCGTCGTGGCCGGCTCGCTCGTGCGCCTCGGGCCGGACGGGCGGCGGGAGCTCGTGCCGCCGGCCGTGCGGCGGCGGCTCGGCCGGGCGCGCATCCCCGCGGACGGGCCCGGCGCCTGA